The Methylobacterium currus genome contains a region encoding:
- a CDS encoding NAD(+) synthase yields the protein MFRSLYRHGFARVAACVGRSHIADPDANAAEIRLLAERCDRDGVAVAVFPELCLSGYALEDLLLQETLLDQVEAALGALVEASRGLMPVLVVGAPLRHRNRIYNTAAVIHRGRLLGVVPKSYLPNYREFYEKRHFASGAGVTGETIRTGGIEAPFGTDLLFPAEDLPGLVLGVEVCEDMWIPVPPSALAALAGATVLANLSGSPITIGRAESRTLLCRSASSRCLSAYIYAAAGPGESTTDLAWDGQTAIYEDGEVIAEGARFPAEPQVTLADIDLDRLRQERAQMGSFEDNRVALMPGAPAYRRVSFRVAPPEADLGFHRNVERFPFVPADARRLAQDCYEGYNIQVAGLVQRLQAIGTRRVVIGISGGLDSTHALIVAARAFDQLGLPRSDILTYTMPGFATSDETKGNAHRLMASLGTRAAELDIRPAARQMLTDMGHPFGRGEEVYDVTFENVQAGLRTDYLFRLANQHDAIVIGTGDLSELALGWCTYGVGDQMSHYAVNAGVPKTLIQHLIRWVIASGQFSPEVGRTLEAILETEISPELVPAREGETIQSTESKIGPYALQDFNLFYTLRYGYRPSKIAFLSLMAWEDAARGPWPPGFPEAKRGTYALPEIRAWLAVFLRRFFGFSQFKRSALPNGPKVAAGGALSPRGDWRAPSDGNARAWLDELERNVPHG from the coding sequence ATGTTTCGATCCCTCTACCGGCACGGCTTCGCCCGCGTCGCGGCCTGCGTCGGCCGCAGCCACATCGCCGATCCGGACGCCAACGCGGCCGAGATCCGGCTCCTGGCCGAACGGTGCGACCGGGACGGCGTCGCGGTGGCGGTGTTTCCGGAACTCTGCCTGTCGGGCTACGCCCTCGAGGACCTGCTGCTGCAGGAGACGCTGCTGGACCAGGTCGAGGCGGCGCTCGGCGCCCTCGTCGAGGCCAGCCGCGGGCTGATGCCGGTCCTGGTCGTGGGCGCGCCCCTGCGCCACCGCAACCGGATCTACAACACCGCCGCCGTGATCCATCGCGGCCGGCTGCTCGGCGTGGTGCCGAAGAGCTACCTGCCGAACTACCGCGAGTTCTACGAGAAGCGCCACTTCGCCTCCGGCGCCGGGGTGACGGGCGAGACGATCCGGACCGGCGGGATCGAGGCGCCGTTCGGAACCGACCTCCTGTTCCCGGCGGAGGATCTGCCCGGCCTCGTCCTCGGGGTCGAGGTCTGCGAGGACATGTGGATCCCGGTCCCGCCCTCGGCGCTCGCCGCGCTCGCGGGCGCCACGGTTCTCGCCAACCTCTCGGGCAGCCCGATCACCATCGGGCGGGCGGAGAGCCGGACGCTCCTGTGCCGCTCGGCCTCGTCCCGCTGCCTCTCGGCCTATATTTATGCGGCGGCGGGCCCCGGCGAATCGACCACCGACCTCGCCTGGGACGGCCAGACCGCGATCTACGAGGATGGCGAGGTGATCGCCGAAGGAGCGCGCTTCCCCGCCGAGCCGCAGGTGACGCTCGCCGACATCGACCTCGACCGCCTGCGCCAGGAGCGCGCCCAGATGGGCAGCTTCGAGGACAACCGGGTGGCCCTGATGCCCGGGGCGCCGGCCTACCGCCGGGTGTCGTTCCGGGTGGCGCCGCCCGAGGCGGATCTGGGCTTCCACCGCAATGTGGAGCGCTTCCCCTTCGTGCCGGCCGATGCCAGGCGCCTCGCCCAGGATTGCTACGAGGGCTACAACATTCAGGTCGCCGGCCTCGTCCAGCGCCTGCAGGCGATCGGCACCCGCCGCGTCGTGATCGGCATCTCGGGCGGGCTCGATTCGACCCACGCGCTGATCGTGGCGGCCCGCGCCTTCGACCAGCTCGGGCTGCCGCGCTCGGACATCCTCACCTACACCATGCCGGGCTTCGCCACCTCGGACGAGACCAAGGGCAACGCCCACCGGCTGATGGCCTCGCTCGGCACCCGCGCGGCCGAGCTCGACATCCGTCCGGCCGCCCGGCAGATGCTGACTGACATGGGCCACCCGTTCGGGCGGGGCGAGGAGGTCTACGACGTCACCTTCGAGAACGTCCAGGCGGGCCTGCGCACCGACTACCTCTTTCGGCTCGCCAACCAGCACGACGCGATCGTGATCGGCACCGGCGATTTGTCGGAGCTGGCGCTCGGCTGGTGCACCTACGGCGTCGGGGACCAGATGTCCCATTACGCGGTCAATGCCGGGGTGCCCAAGACCCTGATCCAGCACCTGATCCGCTGGGTGATCGCGTCGGGCCAGTTCAGCCCGGAGGTCGGCCGCACCCTGGAGGCGATCCTGGAGACCGAGATCTCGCCCGAACTGGTGCCGGCGCGGGAGGGCGAGACGATCCAGAGCACCGAATCGAAGATCGGTCCCTACGCGCTGCAGGACTTCAACCTGTTCTACACGCTGCGCTACGGCTACCGGCCCTCGAAGATCGCCTTCCTGTCGCTGATGGCCTGGGAGGATGCCGCACGCGGCCCCTGGCCGCCCGGCTTCCCGGAGGCGAAACGGGGGACTTACGCCCTGCCGGAGATTCGGGCCTGGCTCGCGGTGTTCCTGCGCCGCTTCTTCGGCTTCAGCCAGTTCAAGCGCTCGGCCCTGCCGAACGGCCCCAAGGTGGCGGCGGGCGGCGCGCTCTCGCCCCGGGGGGACTGGCGCGCGCCGTCGGACGGCAACGCCCGCGCCTGGCTCGACGAGCTGGAGCGCAACGTCCCGCACGGATGA
- a CDS encoding PilZ domain-containing protein, translated as MSELRRETRLRTFLKGRIVFNNGNSSMDCLVRDISASGARLMLSQTATLPDGFDLVIPAKDRTHKATLRWRKADSVGVTFAEEAVRPPSAPDATPAVLLARIRELEAENASLRHQLKEAEAVVLGRGL; from the coding sequence ATGTCCGAGTTGCGCAGGGAGACCCGCCTGCGGACGTTCCTGAAGGGGCGCATCGTCTTCAACAACGGCAATTCCAGCATGGATTGCCTGGTCCGGGACATCTCCGCCTCCGGCGCGCGGCTGATGCTCAGCCAGACCGCGACGCTGCCAGACGGCTTCGACCTCGTCATCCCGGCCAAGGACCGCACCCACAAGGCGACTTTGCGCTGGCGCAAGGCCGACAGCGTCGGGGTGACCTTCGCGGAGGAGGCGGTGCGGCCGCCGAGCGCGCCGGACGCGACGCCGGCGGTGCTGCTCGCCCGCATCCGCGAACTGGAGGCCGAGAACGCCTCCCTGCGCCACCAGCTGAAGGAGGCGGAGGCGGTGGTCCTCGGTCGCGGCCTCTGA
- a CDS encoding MBL fold metallo-hydrolase, translating into MKNRGFLKLASAMTVMTLGGVGYAAHRRSRNPYYRGPASDHFDGVRFFSPGQPQDKAAAELARWQLGGGREAWPARVPSPFPQDTPPERVEGLRVVHIGHASLLIQVAGRNILVDPVYGRRASPVGFAGPKRANPPGVAFGALPPIDAVLITHNHYDHLDGPILARLWAEHAPTFVAPLGNDAIIRAYDATVPVETRDWGGSVDLGGGLAVHLVPAYHWSARGVNDRRMALWCAFVLTTPSGVLYHVGDTGYGDGAIFRAVRERFGPPRLATLPIGAYEPRWFMQAQHMNPEEAVRAYREVGAEQALGHHWGTFRLTNEGADEPAEALGAALAEAEVPAERFLALRPGQVWGG; encoded by the coding sequence ATGAAGAACCGTGGCTTCCTCAAGCTCGCCAGCGCCATGACGGTGATGACGCTCGGCGGCGTCGGCTACGCCGCCCACCGGCGCAGCCGCAATCCCTATTACCGGGGCCCGGCCAGCGACCATTTCGACGGCGTGCGGTTCTTCTCGCCGGGCCAGCCCCAGGACAAGGCCGCGGCCGAATTGGCGCGCTGGCAGCTCGGCGGCGGCCGGGAGGCCTGGCCGGCGCGCGTCCCGAGCCCGTTCCCGCAGGACACGCCGCCCGAGCGGGTCGAGGGCCTGCGGGTCGTCCATATCGGGCATGCCAGCCTGCTGATCCAGGTCGCCGGCCGCAACATCCTGGTCGACCCGGTCTATGGCCGCCGCGCGAGCCCGGTGGGCTTCGCCGGGCCGAAGCGCGCCAACCCGCCGGGCGTCGCCTTCGGGGCGCTGCCGCCGATCGACGCGGTGCTCATCACCCACAACCACTACGACCATCTCGACGGGCCGATCCTGGCCCGGCTCTGGGCCGAGCACGCGCCGACCTTCGTGGCGCCGCTCGGCAACGACGCGATCATCCGCGCCTACGACGCCACGGTCCCGGTCGAGACCCGGGACTGGGGCGGCTCGGTCGATCTCGGCGGCGGCCTCGCCGTGCATCTGGTGCCCGCCTATCACTGGTCGGCACGGGGCGTGAACGACCGGCGCATGGCGCTCTGGTGCGCCTTCGTGCTCACCACCCCCTCGGGCGTGCTCTATCATGTCGGCGATACCGGCTACGGCGACGGCGCGATCTTCCGGGCGGTGCGCGAGCGCTTCGGCCCGCCCCGCCTAGCCACCCTGCCGATCGGCGCCTACGAGCCGCGCTGGTTCATGCAGGCCCAGCACATGAACCCGGAGGAGGCGGTGCGGGCCTATCGGGAGGTCGGGGCGGAACAGGCGCTCGGCCATCACTGGGGCACGTTCCGGCTCACCAACGAGGGGGCGGACGAGCCGGCCGAGGCCTTGGGCGCGGCCCTGGCGGAGGCCGAGGTGCCGGCGGAACGGTTCCTGGCACTCAGGCCAGGGCAGGTCTGGGGCGGATAG
- the hslU gene encoding ATP-dependent protease ATPase subunit HslU: MTTFSPREIVSELDRYIVGQGDAKRAVAIALRNRWRRQQLQGPLREEVAPKNILMIGPTGCGKTEISRRLARLAGAPFLKVEATKFTEVGYVGRDVEQIVRDLVEVGIGLKRDEKRRGVQAKAEAAAEARVLDALVGPTASQPTRDAFRKRLRAGELDDKEIELELAAGAPQGMPMFEIPGMPGAAMGAINLGDMLGKALGNQKGKPRRMTVRDAYAPLISEESDKLLDQDSVVQEALRDVQDNGIVFLDEIDKICAREGRSGADVSREGVQRDLLPLIEGTTVATKHGPVKTDHILFIASGAFHVSKPSDLLPELQGRLPIRVELSPLTVDDFRRILTETEASLTKQAVALMATEGVTIDFTDDAIDALARVAVDVNSSVENIGARRLQTVLERVLDDVSFTAPDRSGETVTIDAAYVRDRVESLAQNADLSRFIL, translated from the coding sequence ATGACCACCTTTTCCCCCCGCGAAATCGTCTCCGAGCTCGACCGCTACATCGTCGGCCAGGGCGACGCGAAGCGCGCGGTCGCGATCGCGCTGCGCAACCGCTGGCGCCGCCAGCAGCTCCAGGGTCCGCTCCGCGAGGAGGTGGCCCCCAAGAACATCCTGATGATCGGCCCGACCGGCTGCGGCAAGACCGAGATCTCGCGCCGCCTGGCGCGGCTCGCCGGCGCGCCGTTCCTGAAGGTCGAGGCGACGAAATTCACCGAAGTGGGCTATGTCGGCCGCGACGTCGAGCAGATCGTGCGTGACCTCGTCGAGGTCGGCATCGGCCTCAAGCGCGACGAGAAGCGCCGGGGCGTCCAGGCCAAGGCGGAGGCCGCGGCCGAGGCCCGCGTCCTCGACGCCCTCGTCGGCCCGACTGCGAGCCAGCCCACCCGCGACGCGTTCCGCAAGCGCCTGCGGGCCGGGGAGCTCGACGACAAGGAGATCGAGCTGGAACTGGCGGCCGGCGCGCCGCAAGGCATGCCGATGTTCGAGATCCCGGGCATGCCCGGCGCCGCCATGGGGGCGATCAACCTCGGCGACATGCTCGGCAAGGCGCTCGGCAACCAGAAGGGCAAGCCGCGGCGGATGACCGTCCGCGACGCCTACGCGCCGCTCATCAGCGAGGAATCCGACAAGCTCCTCGACCAGGACAGCGTGGTGCAGGAGGCCCTGCGCGACGTGCAGGACAACGGCATCGTCTTCCTCGACGAGATCGACAAGATCTGCGCCCGGGAAGGCCGCTCCGGTGCTGACGTCTCGCGCGAGGGCGTGCAGCGCGACTTGCTGCCCTTGATCGAGGGCACTACCGTGGCCACCAAGCACGGGCCGGTGAAGACCGACCATATCCTGTTCATCGCCAGCGGCGCCTTCCACGTCTCGAAACCCTCCGACCTTCTGCCGGAGCTTCAGGGACGCCTGCCAATCCGGGTCGAGCTGAGCCCGCTGACCGTCGACGATTTCCGCCGCATCCTGACCGAGACCGAGGCGAGCCTGACCAAGCAGGCGGTCGCCCTGATGGCGACGGAGGGCGTGACGATCGACTTCACCGACGATGCGATCGACGCGCTCGCCCGCGTCGCCGTCGACGTGAATTCCTCGGTCGAGAATATCGGCGCGCGCCGGCTCCAGACGGTGCTGGAGCGGGTGCTCGACGACGTGTCCTTCACGGCGCCCGACCGCTCGGGCGAGACGGTGACGATCGATGCGGCTTACGTCCGCGACCGGGTCGAGAGCCTGGCGCAGAACGCGGATCTGAGCCGGTTCATCCTCTGA
- the hslV gene encoding ATP-dependent protease subunit HslV — MHATTILMVRKGGRVVIGGDGQVSLGQTIVKGNARKVRRLAKGSVIGGFAGATADAFTLFERLEAKLEQYPGQLTRACVELTKDWRTDRYLRRLEAMMLVADKDVSLLLSGAGDVLEPEGGVMAIGSGGNYALAAARALEEQDLDAEAIVRRAMRIAAEICVYTNGNLVIESLDAA; from the coding sequence TGCATGCGACGACGATCCTGATGGTGCGCAAGGGCGGCCGGGTGGTGATCGGGGGCGACGGGCAGGTCAGCCTCGGCCAGACCATCGTCAAGGGCAATGCCCGCAAGGTCCGGCGGCTGGCCAAGGGTTCGGTGATCGGGGGCTTCGCCGGCGCCACCGCCGACGCCTTCACGCTGTTCGAGCGGCTGGAGGCCAAGCTCGAACAGTATCCGGGCCAGCTGACCCGGGCCTGCGTCGAGCTGACCAAGGACTGGCGCACCGACCGCTACCTGCGCCGCCTCGAGGCGATGATGCTGGTGGCCGACAAGGATGTGAGCCTGCTCCTCTCGGGCGCCGGCGACGTGCTGGAGCCCGAGGGCGGCGTGATGGCGATCGGCTCGGGCGGCAACTACGCGCTCGCCGCCGCGCGGGCGCTGGAGGAGCAGGACCTCGACGCCGAGGCGATCGTGCGCCGCGCCATGCGGATCGCCGCCGAGATCTGCGTCTACACCAACGGCAACCTGGTGATCGAGAGCCTGGACGCCGCCTGA